The nucleotide window AGCGGGTTTTCACTGTTGATCCGCTGAAAGATCGTTATCGTACTACACAAGGTGCTACAACAGGCCCATCATCGCATGTACTACAGGCAGGTCAGATTGACAGAGATTGTCCAAGTGACCCTAAGATAGGTCCATCAGGGGAACCAACCGCACTGTCACAGCTACGTTGTCAACTGACTGGCCTTCAAGACGATATAAACGAGTTTTTGACTGAAGAGATGGAGCTGGTGAAGGTGAAGAAGCTGAAAACAGATAGTAGTGATGCCACTGCTGCGAAAGATCAAAGGTTTGAAAAGGAAATAGAAAAGCTGCTTGACGGCGATGATGGGGTAGAAGACTAGGGGTCATGTTTCGGTCCCTTTCAAGTTGCAAATTATTACAAATAATATATAGCCTATTACCGCCCGGATTTTTGTTCATGAAAGTTAGCGCTATCTTTATATATTGTTAATAGTGAATCTTTAAAGGACAGGACATGTCAAACTTAAGTTGAACCGCAGTAATAGTCCCGTACATCGTATTGTAGTTATATGGCCATACCTATCAAACTAAGAAGAAGCTCGTCCGGGGCTACTTCTCGTACTTCAAATGCAACTGAGAAACCGGGATTTACTGAGCCGAAAATTAATGAGCGACACTTGCTACTTAAGATTGATATCTTTGTCCTATCTTTTGTATGCCTACAGTATTGGATTAACTATGTTG belongs to Eremothecium sinecaudum strain ATCC 58844 chromosome IV, complete sequence and includes:
- the GON7 gene encoding chromatin DNA-binding EKC/KEOPS complex subunit GON7 (Syntenic homolog of Ashbya gossypii AEL144W; Syntenic homolog of Saccharomyces cerevisiae YJL184W (GON7)), encoding MSLPTAVYSSPTHDKRVFTVDPLKDRYRTTQGATTGPSSHVLQAGQIDRDCPSDPKIGPSGEPTALSQLRCQLTGLQDDINEFLTEEMELVKVKKLKTDSSDATAAKDQRFEKEIEKLLDGDDGVED